One stretch of Clavelina lepadiformis chromosome 6, kaClaLepa1.1, whole genome shotgun sequence DNA includes these proteins:
- the LOC143462594 gene encoding uncharacterized protein LOC143462594 — translation MFREVFAALLLLACLQAIQGHPQQKEGFNDVVDCLIFTNESPACQGSCSDECASVLKLAKCLKRNNCLKSGTKSRYTDCERACSSVSPCRQSQLKKACLKAKFSSCLECYFHDRNCKPNSSCETLHAKIHSH, via the exons ATGTTCCGTGAAGTGTTTGCAGCCTTACTTTTACTGGCATGTTTGCAAGCGATCCAAGGCCACCCTCAACAAAAAGAAGGTTTTAATG ATGTTGTGGATTGCTTGATTTTCACCAATGAAAGTCCAGCTTGCCAAGGTTCATGCTCTGACGAATGTGCCTCCGTTTTGAAGCTTGCAAAATGCCTAAAACGAAACAATTGCTTGAAATCAG GTACAAAAAGCCGCTATACAGATTGTGAACGAGCTTGTAGCTCCGTTAGTCCATGTCGCCAAAGCCAACTAAAGAAAGCTTGTCTAAAGGCGAAGTTCAGCAGTTGCTTGGAGTGCTACTTCCACGATCGAAACTGCAAACCAA ATTCAAGCTGTGAAACACTGCATGCGAAAATCCACTCGCACTGA